In the Flavisolibacter tropicus genome, one interval contains:
- the rpmF gene encoding 50S ribosomal protein L32: MPNPKRRHSQQRSAKRRTHYKAVAATLSTDKTTGEIHVRHRAHVSEGKLYYKGQVVAENTPIKK, encoded by the coding sequence ATGCCAAATCCCAAACGTAGACATTCACAGCAAAGAAGCGCAAAGCGCAGAACCCACTATAAGGCAGTAGCTGCTACGCTTTCTACAGATAAAACGACTGGTGAGATCCACGTTCGTCACCGCGCTCACGTAAGCGAAGGCAAATTGTACTACAAAGGCCAGGTGGTAGCTGAGAATACACCTATTAAGAAATAA
- a CDS encoding YceD family protein, with translation MSNRREYEIAFVGLKPGVHEFNYEIDDRFFEEYQEQDFRHTKAHIKLLLEKNNSFMLLRFEVGGKAEVTCDRCNNELPFELFDEFAITVKMVEDPDLMNDQEEDPDVYYISRGESHLDVKNWIYEFVNLSIPMQKTCSYENMDGPYCNPAARELLNKMKPGDDVPSNPLWKGLEKFKGLDSEQ, from the coding sequence ATGAGCAATCGCCGGGAATATGAAATTGCGTTTGTAGGACTAAAACCCGGAGTTCATGAGTTCAATTACGAGATAGACGATAGGTTCTTTGAAGAATACCAGGAGCAGGATTTTCGCCATACTAAGGCTCATATAAAGCTGTTGTTAGAAAAGAATAATAGTTTTATGTTACTGAGGTTTGAGGTTGGTGGAAAAGCGGAAGTAACCTGCGACCGGTGCAATAACGAGCTCCCGTTTGAGCTGTTTGACGAATTTGCCATAACAGTAAAAATGGTAGAAGATCCGGACCTGATGAATGATCAGGAAGAAGACCCGGATGTCTACTATATCTCACGTGGAGAAAGCCATTTGGATGTTAAGAACTGGATTTATGAATTTGTAAATCTGAGCATCCCGATGCAAAAGACCTGTTCTTACGAAAACATGGATGGCCCCTATTGTAATCCGGCCGCCCGTGAATTGTTGAACAAAATGAAACCAGGAGACGATGTACCAAGCAATCCATTATGGAAAGGTTTGGAGAAGTTTAAAGGTCTTGATAGCGAACAATAA
- a CDS encoding DUF3810 domain-containing protein has translation MLIKHVMKDKSLLFLLLAALVIRLFSWNEAWVERYYTYGVYPFISLVLRTLLGWIPFSIGDILYFFAGLFLFISFIKLVRRIRAHMADKFFWVVFTQKTLKGLLWIYLLFNVLWGLNYDRQGIGHQLNLEVSHYATEDIRQLVTVLHKRLNTAAAQLTQSQRQALDNNTTIHQLGIQTYQEARSKYPFLNYKQPAIKTSFYTYVGQYFGFTGYYNPFSGEAQLKATVPRFLQPFIINHEIAHQLGYAKENEANLVAYLTGSHASQPAVRYSTYFETYLYAIRDLGRRDSTMAKSLHTTLHPQVQKDLVELMEYLLKSENAVEPYISKFYDQFLKLNRQPKGTRTYNEVVAWLIAYQKKYGLEAI, from the coding sequence ATGCTAATAAAACACGTAATGAAGGATAAATCGCTGCTTTTTCTTTTGCTGGCGGCCTTGGTAATCCGTCTTTTTTCATGGAATGAGGCTTGGGTAGAGCGGTATTATACCTATGGCGTTTATCCATTCATTTCTCTTGTTTTACGCACATTGTTGGGTTGGATTCCCTTTAGTATTGGTGATATCCTCTATTTTTTTGCCGGCTTATTTCTATTTATAAGCTTTATAAAATTGGTCCGGCGTATACGGGCGCATATGGCTGATAAGTTTTTCTGGGTTGTTTTTACACAGAAAACTTTAAAAGGATTGCTTTGGATTTACCTATTATTTAATGTCTTGTGGGGATTGAATTACGACCGCCAGGGGATAGGCCATCAGCTGAATTTAGAAGTTTCCCACTACGCAACTGAAGATATTCGGCAATTGGTTACCGTATTGCATAAACGTCTCAATACTGCAGCGGCGCAACTAACCCAAAGTCAGCGTCAGGCTTTAGATAACAATACTACTATTCACCAGCTGGGAATACAGACTTACCAGGAGGCCCGTTCGAAGTATCCCTTTTTGAATTATAAACAGCCAGCCATCAAAACATCTTTTTATACCTATGTAGGTCAGTACTTTGGCTTTACTGGTTATTATAATCCCTTTAGCGGTGAAGCCCAATTAAAAGCCACCGTTCCACGCTTCCTCCAGCCATTTATTATTAATCATGAGATTGCCCACCAGCTAGGGTATGCTAAGGAAAACGAAGCTAACCTGGTTGCCTACCTTACAGGCAGTCACGCTTCTCAGCCAGCAGTGCGTTATTCCACCTATTTTGAAACCTACCTATATGCCATACGCGATCTAGGTAGGAGAGATAGCACCATGGCCAAATCATTGCATACTACTTTACATCCACAGGTGCAAAAAGACCTAGTAGAACTAATGGAGTATTTATTGAAAAGTGAAAATGCGGTTGAACCTTATATCTCTAAGTTTTACGACCAGTTTCTAAAGCTAAATCGTCAACCAAAAGGAACACGTACCTATAATGAGGTTGTGGCCTGGTTGATAGCCTATCAGAAGAAATATGGTCTGGAGGCGATCTAA
- the plsX gene encoding phosphate acyltransferase PlsX has protein sequence MNIGLDMMGGDLAPLEAVIGIHDYFSSASTPAHLFLIGNTEKINPLLSEYNLPADNFTLIHAPQVIDMHEHPTKALKEKRESSIAVGFHLLATGKIDAFISAGNTGAMLVGSLYSLKPVEGVLRPTISTIIPKENGKTGLLLDVGLNSDCKPEHLNQFATMGTVYAQQILGIEQPRVALLNIGEEEGKGNLLAQATYPLLKENKHIHFVGNVEGRDVFLDKADIMVCDGFTGNIILKMAESFHSITQQKNIQHEYFDRFNFENYGGTPVLGVAKPVIIGHGISKALAFKNMILLAEKMIQTGIMDKLKTEVAAD, from the coding sequence ATGAATATAGGCTTAGACATGATGGGGGGCGACTTGGCTCCTCTTGAAGCGGTAATAGGCATCCATGATTATTTTTCATCTGCCTCAACGCCTGCTCACCTGTTTTTAATCGGCAATACAGAAAAGATCAACCCGCTACTTAGCGAGTATAATTTGCCTGCAGACAATTTTACGCTAATTCATGCACCCCAGGTCATAGATATGCATGAACACCCGACAAAGGCGTTAAAAGAAAAGCGTGAGTCATCTATAGCTGTAGGATTCCATTTGCTGGCCACGGGCAAGATCGATGCCTTTATTAGCGCAGGAAACACTGGAGCTATGCTGGTAGGTTCTTTATACAGCCTGAAGCCAGTGGAAGGTGTACTTCGTCCTACCATTTCTACCATTATTCCAAAAGAAAATGGCAAAACCGGTTTGTTGCTGGATGTAGGCCTTAATTCTGATTGTAAGCCTGAGCACTTAAACCAATTTGCTACTATGGGCACCGTATATGCCCAGCAGATATTGGGTATAGAACAGCCAAGAGTAGCACTACTTAACATTGGCGAAGAAGAAGGCAAAGGCAATCTGTTAGCCCAGGCTACTTATCCCCTACTAAAGGAAAATAAACACATTCACTTCGTTGGTAATGTAGAAGGTCGTGATGTATTTCTGGATAAAGCTGATATAATGGTTTGCGATGGCTTTACCGGTAACATCATTTTAAAGATGGCCGAGTCATTTCACAGCATTACCCAGCAGAAAAATATTCAGCACGAATACTTCGATCGATTCAACTTTGAGAACTACGGTGGCACGCCCGTATTGGGAGTAGCCAAGCCCGTTATTATTGGTCATGGTATATCAAAAGCGTTAGCTTTCAAAAACATGATTTTACTGGCAGAAAAAATGATCCAGACTGGTATCATGGACAAGTTGAAAACCGAAGTAGCAGCCGACTAA